A genomic window from Lotus japonicus ecotype B-129 chromosome 1, LjGifu_v1.2 includes:
- the LOC130730587 gene encoding peptidyl-prolyl cis-trans isomerase CYP63 isoform X1, whose translation MSLEKNPLVFFDVSIDGDPVERIVIELFASVVPKTAENFRALCTGEKGIGKSTGKPLHYKGTSFHRIIKGFMAQGGDFSRGNGTGGESIYGGKFADENFILKHDGPGFLSMANSGPNTNGSQFFILFKPQPHLDRKHVVFGKVAKGLEILKKIEQVGTSDGKPAQPVKIIDCGEIAKTKIQHQVEKEKEKGKQRKSVKSLTSDDSSDKKSRRKRKKSSKDSRKRRRRYSSSDSDSDTGSDSYSSDSESDSASDSESDSSDSDSSSSKHGKHLKRKRSKRKHGRKTKTGRKQSRRSQHSRTKRSRRKSKWSSEGSSDTESESSTASDSSSGDEKADRRVSGRKTDADNKAKKNIADHATDLRKQSSSLPLRIQTIPEQEIDPKVRTVDKQSHEEGEMSPENGTFVNNGHETRAELSKPAKQHAYSDDSNHNRVARSGRSPVSPTRNSGERNQEHTLLASPGQKAPEPASKHGQGFTKSPSPNGMPKRVKKGRGFTERYAFVRKYRTPSPERSPRPYRYGDRNIRRNFDRNPSSRGYSERSPPPRRFRSPPRGRPRYPSRRSRSRSISRSPVRGRFRDRGRSRSRSPIRSPSPGDRRRPSMSDRLKSRLGSRDKKSPDRRGRSKSNSRSNGSSRSRSPDATPPKRHDKRTSISRSRSRSSSPSGGQKGLVSYGDASPDSGAR comes from the exons ATGAGTCTGGAAAAGAATCCGCTTGTATTTTTTGATGTTTCGATTGATGGGGATCCCGTGGAAAGAATTGTTATTGAG CTTTTTGCCAGTGTAGTTCCAAAGACAGCCGAGAATTTCCGGGCGCTTTGCACAG GTGAGAAGGGCATTGGAAAATCAACTGGGAAACCTTTGCATTATAAAGGAACATCCTTTCATCGTATAATTAAAGGTTTTATGGCTCAA GGTGGTGATTTCTCAAGGGGTAACG GCACAGGTGGAGAAAGTATATATGGAGGAAAGTTTGCAG ATGAAAATTTCATACTAAAACATGATGGACCTGGTTTTCTTTCTATGGCTAATAGTGGTCCTAATACAAATGGATCTCAGTTTTTTATCCTATTCAAGCCCCAGCCTCATCTTGATAG GAAGCATGTTGTTTTTGGAAAAGTTGCCAAGGGTTTGGAGATTCTGAAGAAAATTGAGCAGGTGGGAACATCTGATGGGAAACCTGCCCAGCCAGTTAAAATTATCGATTGTGGTGAAATCGCTAAAACTAAAATTCAGCATCAAGtcgagaaggagaaggagaaag GGAAACAGAGAAAGTCTGTGAAATCCTTGACTTCTGATGATAGTTCCGACAAAAaatcaagaagaaaaagaaaaaaatcttcCAAAGACTcaaggaagaggaggaggagatacTCATCATCCGATAGTGATAGTGATACCGGTAGTGATAGTTATTCCtcagactctgagtcagattcAGCTTCAGATTCTGAATCAGATTCATCAGATTCTGATTCAAGTTCCTCTAAACATGGGAAACACCTGAAAAGGAAGAGAAGTAAGCGTAAGCATGGGAGGAAGACGAAAACTGGACGAAAGCAGAGCAGGAGAAGCCAACATAGTAGAACTAAAAGATCAAGAAGAAAGTCCAAATG GAGTTCTGAAGGTTCAAGTGATACAGAAAGTGAGAGTTCTACTGCTAGTGATAGTAGTTCTGGTGATGAGAAAGCTGATCGTCGTGTCTCTGGTCGTAAGACAGATGCTGACAATAAagctaaaaaaaatatag CTGATCATGCTACAGACTTGAGAAAGCAATCGTCTAGCCTTCCCCTACGAATTCAAACTATTCCAGAACAGGAAATAGATCCGAAGGTTAGAACTGTGGACAAGCAATCACATGAAGAAGGGGAAATGTCTCCAGAAAATGGTACATTTGTGAATAATGGGCATGAGACTCGAGCAGAATTAAGTAAACCTGCCAAGCAACATGCTTATTCAGATGATTCAAACCACAATAG AGTTGCAAGGTCTGGAAGAAGTCCTGTTAGTCCTACCAGGAATTCTGGGGAGCGAAACCAAGAACATACTTTGTTGGCTAGTCCTGGCCAAAAAGCACCTGAACCTGCCTCCAAGCATGGTCAGGGATTTACAAAAAGCCCCTCACCAAATGGCATGCCTAAGCGCGTTAAAAAAGGACGTGGCTTTACTGAGCGCTATGCCTTTGTACGCAAATATCGTACTCCATCTCCAGAGAGGTCTCCCCGTCCATATCGATATGGTGATAGAAATATCAGAAGGAACTTTGACAG AAATCCAAGTTCCAGAGGTTATTCTGAGCGCTCACCACCGCCTAGACGGTTTCGAAGCCCACCAAGAGGCCGTCCAAG ATACCCAAGCAGAAGAAGTCGGAGTAGGAGCATCTCCCGCAGTCCAGTGCGTGGCCGTTTTAGAGATCGTGGCCGGAGCAGGAGCCGAAGCCCAATACGCAGCCCTAGTCCAGGAGACAGGCGGCGGCCTTCCATGAGTGACAGACTAAAATCACGGCTTGGTTCTCGTGATAAAAAATCTCCGGACAGAAGGGGGAGATCAAAATCCAATTCTAGGAGCAATGGCTCTTCTCGCTCTAGATCCCCTGACGCTACACCACCAAAGCGTCATGACAAAAGAACTTCCATATCCCGTAGCAGGTCTAGATCAAGCTCTCCATCTGGCGGACAGAAGGGTTTGGTTTCTTATGGAGATGCTAGTCCTGATTCTGGGGCTAGGTAA
- the LOC130732661 gene encoding calmodulin-like protein 11: MAVALTENQIAEFQEAFCLIDKDSDGFITVEEIATIIRSLEGIPTKEEIQDMISEVDIDGNGSIDFEGFLNIMARKMKENMVDELKEAFKVFDRDQDGYISATELRNVMMNLGERLSDEEAEQMIREADLDGDGQVSYEEFARMMTLN; this comes from the exons ATGGCAGTGGCACTTACAGAAAATCAGATTGCTGAATTCCAAGAAGCCTTTTGCCTCATTGACAAGGACTCAGATG GATTCATTACAGTGGAGGAAATAGCAACCATTATCAGATCATTAGAGGGGATTCCAACAAAAGAAGAAATCCAAGATATGATTAGCGAAGTGGATATTGATGGGAATGGGAGTATAGATTTTGAAGGGTTCTTGAATATTATGGCTAGAAAAATGAAG GAAAATATGGTTGATGAGCTAAAGGAAGCATTCAAAGTTTTTGATAGAGATCAAGATGGATACATATCAGCCACAGAG CTGAGAAACGTGATGATGAATTTGGGAGAGAGGCTTTCAGATGAAGAGGCAGAACAAATGATTAGAGAAGCAGATTTGGATGGGGATGGTCAAGTTAGCTATGAAGAATTTGCTAGGATGATGACACTGAATTGA
- the LOC130730587 gene encoding peptidyl-prolyl cis-trans isomerase CYP63 isoform X2, protein MSLEKNPLVFFDVSIDGDPVERIVIELFASVVPKTAENFRALCTGEKGIGKSTGKPLHYKGTSFHRIIKGFMAQGGDFSRGNGTGGESIYGGKFADENFILKHDGPGFLSMANSGPNTNGSQFFILFKPQPHLDRKHVVFGKVAKGLEILKKIEQVGTSDGKPAQPVKIIDCGEIAKTKIQHQVEKEKEKGKQRKSVKSLTSDDSSDKKSRRKRKKSSKDSRKRRRRYSSSDSDSDTGSDSYSSDSESDSASDSESDSSDSDSSSSKHGKHLKRKRSKRKHGRKTKTGRKQSRRSQHSRTKRSRRKSKWSSEGSSDTESESSTASDSSSGDEKADRRVSGRKTDADNKAKKNIDLRKQSSSLPLRIQTIPEQEIDPKVRTVDKQSHEEGEMSPENGTFVNNGHETRAELSKPAKQHAYSDDSNHNRVARSGRSPVSPTRNSGERNQEHTLLASPGQKAPEPASKHGQGFTKSPSPNGMPKRVKKGRGFTERYAFVRKYRTPSPERSPRPYRYGDRNIRRNFDRNPSSRGYSERSPPPRRFRSPPRGRPRYPSRRSRSRSISRSPVRGRFRDRGRSRSRSPIRSPSPGDRRRPSMSDRLKSRLGSRDKKSPDRRGRSKSNSRSNGSSRSRSPDATPPKRHDKRTSISRSRSRSSSPSGGQKGLVSYGDASPDSGAR, encoded by the exons ATGAGTCTGGAAAAGAATCCGCTTGTATTTTTTGATGTTTCGATTGATGGGGATCCCGTGGAAAGAATTGTTATTGAG CTTTTTGCCAGTGTAGTTCCAAAGACAGCCGAGAATTTCCGGGCGCTTTGCACAG GTGAGAAGGGCATTGGAAAATCAACTGGGAAACCTTTGCATTATAAAGGAACATCCTTTCATCGTATAATTAAAGGTTTTATGGCTCAA GGTGGTGATTTCTCAAGGGGTAACG GCACAGGTGGAGAAAGTATATATGGAGGAAAGTTTGCAG ATGAAAATTTCATACTAAAACATGATGGACCTGGTTTTCTTTCTATGGCTAATAGTGGTCCTAATACAAATGGATCTCAGTTTTTTATCCTATTCAAGCCCCAGCCTCATCTTGATAG GAAGCATGTTGTTTTTGGAAAAGTTGCCAAGGGTTTGGAGATTCTGAAGAAAATTGAGCAGGTGGGAACATCTGATGGGAAACCTGCCCAGCCAGTTAAAATTATCGATTGTGGTGAAATCGCTAAAACTAAAATTCAGCATCAAGtcgagaaggagaaggagaaag GGAAACAGAGAAAGTCTGTGAAATCCTTGACTTCTGATGATAGTTCCGACAAAAaatcaagaagaaaaagaaaaaaatcttcCAAAGACTcaaggaagaggaggaggagatacTCATCATCCGATAGTGATAGTGATACCGGTAGTGATAGTTATTCCtcagactctgagtcagattcAGCTTCAGATTCTGAATCAGATTCATCAGATTCTGATTCAAGTTCCTCTAAACATGGGAAACACCTGAAAAGGAAGAGAAGTAAGCGTAAGCATGGGAGGAAGACGAAAACTGGACGAAAGCAGAGCAGGAGAAGCCAACATAGTAGAACTAAAAGATCAAGAAGAAAGTCCAAATG GAGTTCTGAAGGTTCAAGTGATACAGAAAGTGAGAGTTCTACTGCTAGTGATAGTAGTTCTGGTGATGAGAAAGCTGATCGTCGTGTCTCTGGTCGTAAGACAGATGCTGACAATAAagctaaaaaaaatatag ACTTGAGAAAGCAATCGTCTAGCCTTCCCCTACGAATTCAAACTATTCCAGAACAGGAAATAGATCCGAAGGTTAGAACTGTGGACAAGCAATCACATGAAGAAGGGGAAATGTCTCCAGAAAATGGTACATTTGTGAATAATGGGCATGAGACTCGAGCAGAATTAAGTAAACCTGCCAAGCAACATGCTTATTCAGATGATTCAAACCACAATAG AGTTGCAAGGTCTGGAAGAAGTCCTGTTAGTCCTACCAGGAATTCTGGGGAGCGAAACCAAGAACATACTTTGTTGGCTAGTCCTGGCCAAAAAGCACCTGAACCTGCCTCCAAGCATGGTCAGGGATTTACAAAAAGCCCCTCACCAAATGGCATGCCTAAGCGCGTTAAAAAAGGACGTGGCTTTACTGAGCGCTATGCCTTTGTACGCAAATATCGTACTCCATCTCCAGAGAGGTCTCCCCGTCCATATCGATATGGTGATAGAAATATCAGAAGGAACTTTGACAG AAATCCAAGTTCCAGAGGTTATTCTGAGCGCTCACCACCGCCTAGACGGTTTCGAAGCCCACCAAGAGGCCGTCCAAG ATACCCAAGCAGAAGAAGTCGGAGTAGGAGCATCTCCCGCAGTCCAGTGCGTGGCCGTTTTAGAGATCGTGGCCGGAGCAGGAGCCGAAGCCCAATACGCAGCCCTAGTCCAGGAGACAGGCGGCGGCCTTCCATGAGTGACAGACTAAAATCACGGCTTGGTTCTCGTGATAAAAAATCTCCGGACAGAAGGGGGAGATCAAAATCCAATTCTAGGAGCAATGGCTCTTCTCGCTCTAGATCCCCTGACGCTACACCACCAAAGCGTCATGACAAAAGAACTTCCATATCCCGTAGCAGGTCTAGATCAAGCTCTCCATCTGGCGGACAGAAGGGTTTGGTTTCTTATGGAGATGCTAGTCCTGATTCTGGGGCTAGGTAA
- the LOC130725065 gene encoding uncharacterized protein LOC130725065, whose protein sequence is MKCNGEDLTEQLVVEKVLRTLTPKFDMIVVSIEETKVLSHLKLEVLQGTLEARELKVTERYSEHEAERVLLTQGKKISFDDRKKKWKKGDKVSDVWYMDTRCSNHMTGQREWLIDFDASKKTTVKLTNNSSMLAEGLGNISLQRKDGKTAFIEDVLVVP, encoded by the exons ATGAAATGCAATGGCGAAGATTTGACTGAGCAATTAGTTGTTGAAAAAGTTCTCCGTACCCTAACTCCGAAATTCGACATGATTGTGGTTTCAATCGAAGAGACAAAGGTTCTAAGCCACTTGAAATTGGAAGTCTTGCAGGGTACACTTGAAGCTCGTGAGTTAAAAGTGACTGAAAGATATTCAGAACACGAAGCTGAACGTGTACTGTTGACTCAAGGCAAGAAGATTTCATTTGACGATCGGAAGAAGAAATGGAAGAAAG GAGATAAAGTTTCAGATGTGTGGTATATGGACACTAGGTGCTCGAATCATATGACTGGGCAGAGAGAGTGGCTCATTGATTTTGATGCTTCAAAGAAAACCACAGTTAAATTGACTAACAACAGTAGCATGTTGGCTGAAGGACTGGGAAATATTTCATTGCAAAGAAAGGATGGCAAGACTGCATTCATTGAAGATGTGTTGGTTGTGCCATAA